A genomic region of Kribbella sp. NBC_00382 contains the following coding sequences:
- a CDS encoding GNAT family N-acetyltransferase, which produces MKVRLTADPAEFKAITFPFLQRDPVLHSYILSNTADRVDGILHDPAPPLFLSIHDDPGEVVGAVFCTALRGIQLGALPDALVPAIADICADQAPDPDTIAGTATAARQLAELRAARTGKTFHQTLGMRLHKLGTFVEQHATGTARQAVAADLEVVVSLLAAYGTELGHPLPPDEQYRWGSTRIERGRVWLWEDGGRVVSVVGHQETLFNATRVGPVYTPPSARGHGYASALTAHVTKHLQATGSEVCLNTDLANPTSNKIYAAIGYRPLVDFVVYELR; this is translated from the coding sequence ATGAAGGTCCGGCTGACCGCCGATCCGGCGGAGTTCAAGGCGATCACTTTCCCTTTCCTGCAACGCGATCCGGTCCTGCACTCCTACATCCTCAGCAACACCGCGGACCGCGTCGACGGCATCCTGCACGACCCCGCGCCACCCCTCTTCTTGTCGATCCACGACGACCCGGGCGAGGTCGTCGGCGCCGTCTTCTGCACAGCCCTCCGCGGCATCCAACTCGGAGCCCTCCCGGACGCCTTGGTCCCGGCGATCGCCGACATCTGCGCCGACCAAGCACCCGACCCCGACACCATCGCCGGTACTGCGACCGCCGCGCGGCAGTTGGCTGAGCTCCGTGCCGCGCGCACCGGCAAGACCTTCCACCAGACCCTCGGCATGCGGCTGCACAAGCTCGGTACCTTCGTCGAACAGCACGCGACCGGTACCGCCCGGCAGGCGGTCGCCGCGGATCTGGAGGTTGTCGTCTCTCTGCTGGCCGCCTACGGAACCGAGCTTGGACACCCACTGCCGCCCGACGAGCAGTACCGCTGGGGCAGTACCAGGATCGAACGCGGCCGGGTCTGGCTCTGGGAGGACGGAGGCCGGGTGGTGAGCGTCGTCGGCCACCAGGAAACCCTCTTCAACGCGACCCGCGTAGGCCCGGTCTACACACCCCCGTCCGCCCGTGGCCACGGCTACGCGAGCGCCCTCACGGCCCATGTCACCAAACACCTCCAGGCCACCGGCTCGGAGGTCTGCCTCAACACCGACCTCGCCAACCCCACCTCCAACAAGATCTACGCCGCCATCGGCTACCGCCCACTGGTCGACTTCGTCGTCTACGAGCTCAGGTGA
- a CDS encoding response regulator transcription factor encodes MIRLLLADDENLIRTALAALLSLEDDLEVVGQAASADEALAMARLHRPDVAVLDLQMPGATGSTAIGGIGVVQALRTELPTCTCLIVTGHARPGHLKQALTAGVRGFLPKTVSAQVLADVIRTIHTGGRYVDPELAAEAISAGDNPLTPREAEVLEHAADGAPIEQIARRASLSPGTVRNYLSSAATKLNTTNRYESVQVARMHGWI; translated from the coding sequence ATGATCCGGCTCCTGTTGGCCGACGACGAGAACCTGATCCGGACCGCCCTCGCGGCTCTGCTGTCCCTGGAGGACGACCTCGAGGTGGTCGGCCAGGCGGCGTCGGCTGATGAGGCACTCGCGATGGCCCGCCTCCATCGCCCGGACGTCGCAGTACTGGACCTCCAGATGCCTGGCGCCACCGGCTCGACCGCTATCGGCGGCATCGGCGTAGTACAGGCCCTCCGCACCGAACTGCCCACCTGCACCTGCCTGATCGTCACCGGCCACGCCCGCCCCGGCCACCTCAAACAAGCCCTCACCGCCGGCGTCCGAGGCTTCCTCCCCAAGACCGTCTCAGCCCAAGTCCTCGCCGACGTCATCCGCACCATCCACACCGGTGGCCGCTACGTCGACCCCGAACTGGCCGCCGAAGCCATCTCCGCCGGCGACAACCCGCTGACACCCCGCGAGGCCGAAGTCCTCGAACACGCCGCCGACGGCGCCCCCATCGAACAGATCGCCCGCCGCGCCTCCCTCTCCCCCGGCACGGTCCGCAACTACCTCTCCTCCGCCGCCACCAAGCTCAACACCACCAACCGCTACGAATCAGTCCAGGTAGCCCGCATGCACGGGTGGATCTAG
- a CDS encoding GNAT family N-acetyltransferase, translating into MSVRLTTDPKAFQATAFPFLEQDPVLHTLIMSNVSDRAAGRYPDETEPSYFVSVHDSAGAVTGVAMRTPGRPVYVGALRAELAAEVADAYAEALPALSGVSGDRAAVYAFGDRWSELRGTTAGAESKGTRLHRLDVLTPLKADGELRLMRPDDIPLAVTWVADGFPAEVAFLGESWAKRQLEQGTLWFWDANGQTVSMGGYRLPLHGASRVGPIYTPPEHRRHGYAGALTSNLTARVLAAGNKPCLYTDLANPTSNKIYAQLGYVPVADFIDLVFAA; encoded by the coding sequence ATGAGCGTGCGGCTGACCACCGATCCGAAGGCCTTCCAGGCGACCGCCTTCCCGTTCCTGGAACAGGACCCGGTACTCCACACCCTGATCATGAGCAACGTCTCCGACCGAGCCGCCGGCCGCTACCCGGACGAGACCGAGCCCTCGTACTTCGTCTCCGTCCACGACTCCGCAGGCGCGGTCACCGGCGTCGCGATGCGCACTCCCGGCCGACCCGTCTACGTAGGCGCCCTCCGCGCCGAGCTGGCGGCCGAGGTAGCCGACGCGTACGCCGAAGCCTTACCGGCCCTCTCTGGAGTCTCCGGCGATCGTGCCGCGGTCTACGCCTTCGGGGACAGGTGGTCGGAACTTCGAGGGACCACCGCAGGCGCTGAGTCGAAGGGCACCCGCCTGCACCGCCTCGACGTACTCACTCCGTTGAAGGCTGACGGAGAGCTCCGCCTGATGCGCCCGGACGACATCCCACTCGCCGTCACCTGGGTGGCCGACGGCTTTCCCGCGGAGGTCGCCTTCCTCGGCGAGAGCTGGGCGAAGCGTCAGTTGGAGCAAGGCACCCTGTGGTTCTGGGACGCCAACGGCCAGACGGTCAGCATGGGCGGCTACCGCCTACCGCTCCACGGCGCCAGCCGGGTCGGCCCGATCTACACCCCGCCCGAACACCGCCGCCACGGCTACGCCGGCGCGCTGACCAGCAACCTCACCGCCCGAGTCCTTGCTGCTGGCAACAAGCCCTGCCTCTACACCGACCTGGCCAACCCGACCTCCAACAAGATCTACGCCCAACTCGGCTACGTTCCGGTCGCAGACTTCATCGACCTCGTCTTCGCCGCATGA
- a CDS encoding PadR family transcriptional regulator, with product MSTTRLLLLGVVRIFQPAYGYQLRQELLTWNVQQWANINPGSIYTGLRTLAKHGYLLELEEGAGNKPGRTSYKLTSDGESEYFTLLRAALWSVDGFRPDQMQAALSFLWSLRRDEVLAALESRIVQLEQLSKAEPFSERQIIEDPGTPDHVVEMLRIADARDRGELEWTKGFRQRVADGSYSFAGEAPDWAPPPGLASHWGVIPEPPAGAAPA from the coding sequence ATGTCCACCACGCGCTTGCTCCTGCTCGGCGTCGTCCGGATCTTCCAGCCGGCCTACGGCTACCAGCTGCGCCAGGAGCTGCTGACCTGGAACGTCCAGCAGTGGGCGAACATCAACCCCGGGTCGATCTACACCGGCCTGCGCACGCTGGCCAAGCACGGCTACCTGCTGGAGCTGGAGGAAGGCGCCGGGAACAAGCCCGGGCGTACGTCGTACAAGCTGACCTCGGACGGCGAGTCGGAGTACTTCACCCTGCTCCGGGCGGCGCTGTGGAGCGTGGACGGGTTCCGGCCGGACCAGATGCAGGCGGCGCTCAGCTTCCTGTGGTCACTGCGCCGCGACGAGGTGCTCGCCGCGCTGGAGTCGCGGATCGTCCAGCTGGAGCAGCTCTCCAAGGCGGAGCCGTTCTCGGAGCGGCAGATCATCGAGGACCCCGGTACGCCGGACCACGTGGTCGAGATGCTCCGGATCGCCGACGCCCGCGACCGGGGCGAGCTGGAGTGGACCAAGGGGTTCCGGCAGCGGGTGGCCGACGGGAGCTACTCGTTCGCGGGCGAGGCACCCGACTGGGCGCCCCCGCCCGGCCTCGCCTCACACTGGGGGGTCATCCCGGAGCCGCCGGCCGGCGCCGCGCCGGCCTGA